AAGGACCGGGCCACCAAACTGGGCATGGTCGCCGCCCGCGAGGCCCTCGCCGCCGCCGGACTCACCGGCGCGGACGGCGCCCTGACCGTGCCCGGTGCCTCGGTGGGCTGCGTGGTCAGCACCAACTTCGGCAATGTGGACACGGTCTGCGAGACCGTCGCCACCATCGCCCGCGGCACCTACCTGGGCACCAGCCCGATGATGCTCCCGGCCACCTCCAGCAACGTGGTGGCCTCCTGGATCGCCATCACCCACGGGCTGCGCGGCGCCAACCTGACCCTGTGCAACGGGCCCACCTCCGGGCTGGACGCCGTCCGCTGGGGCGCGCTGCTGATCGCGGCCGGCCGGGTGGAGCGGGTGCTGGTCGTGGGGGTGGAACCGGACAACCCCGAGGTGCGGCACCTGCTGCCGCCCGACCGGGAGGCCTTCTTCGACGGTGCGGCCGCGCTGGTCCTGGAGTCCGCCGGATCCGCCGCGGCACGCGGGGTACGCCCACTGGCCGGGGTCGGTCCGTACGCCCGCCGGGCCCGGCACGCCGACGCGGTGGTCGCCGTACGGGCCGGGGACGGCCGGGACCTCGGGCTGTGGTGCGTACCCGAACACCTCGAGGGGGGCCGCGGCTCCGCGTCCGCCCTCGGCGACGGCACCGCCGGCACGCCGGTGCACGACCTGTCGGAGCTGCTGGGGCCGTCCTCGGGCGCGCTCGGCGTGCTCCAGGCGGTGGCCGCGACGGCCTGGCTGTCCGGCGGCGCGGGTGCCGCGGTGCTGGCCACGGCCGGCACCGGGGACGAGGGCGGGGACGACGCGGCGGCCGCGCTGCTGTTCCTCCCGGTGGCCGCCGAGCCCTACAGGAACGAGTCCTCGCGAGCCGGGTCCGCCTCCGAACCCGTGGGGGCCACGCCGTGAACGGACGCACCGAGGTGGGGGTCCGCCTGCGGCGCCCCGCCGAGGGCGCCGGAAGGCCCGTACGGGTCCTGACCCTGCACGGCCTGGCCGGCACCACCGAGGTCTGGCGCCGGTTCAGCGAGCTCGCCGCCCCCCGCCTGGAGGTCTGGGAGGCCGAACTGCCCTGGGCGGCCTCCGCCGTGGGCACCGGCTGGAGCCACCGGCCCGACCCGGTGCCGTGGGTCCGCCAGGCCCTCGACGGCGTGCCCGGCGGCGCGGACGCCGTGGTCGCCCACTCCTTCGCGGCCGGCGCCGTGCTGGAGCTGCTGGCCGCCGAGCGGCCGGCCCGCCCCGCCGCCGTCGTCCTGGTCTCCCCGTTCCACCGCCGCGACCCGGACGACTTCGACTTCGAGACCGCGCAGTACTACCTCAACGGTTTCCACCGGATCCTCGACGAGGGGCTGCGCGTCAGCTCCGCCGACCGGATCCCGCGGGACCTGCGCGAGCTGATGGCGCTGAAGATGCGCGAACGTGTCGGCCCGTACGGCTGGATGCGGTTCTTCGACGCCTACCTGCGCAGCCCGTTCCTCGACATCGGATCGCTGACCCGGCCCGTTCTGGTCGTCGCGGGGGAGCACGACTTCGCCGCCCCGCCGTCCGACGCCCGAGCCCTGGCCGAGGCCCTGCCGCACGCCGAGGTACGGGTCTTCGACGACAGCGGCCACTTCCCGATGGCGGAGCAGCCCGAGCTGTTCGCCGCCACCGTCAACGCCTTCCTCACCGGCTCCCGGCCGCGCACGGCGGTATCCGAACCCGCCCGCACGGCCACCGGGGCCGCCCTGCCCGCCCCCACCGCCTCGACCGCCCCCACCGTCCTGACCGCCCTGGCCGAACCCCTGCCCCTGCCTGCACCGGAGCTGACGTGACCCTGACCGTGTCCGAGTCCGTGACCCTCGACCTCGCGACCCCGACCACCTTCGAGATCCGCCCCCGCTACGAGGGCTCCAACATCTGCACCTGGATCGGCTTCAAGCACGTCAACTACCTCGTCGAGGAAGCCGTCCTGAACCACCTGCGCCGGTCCGGCCTGCTGCCCGGCACCGTCTACGAGACGTACGGACTGTGCACCGACATCGTCGACATCGACACCCGCATCCTGCACGCCTTCCACATCGACGACGTCGCCGTCGCCGAGGTCAAGCCGCACCGCAAGGCCAAGGACGGCGAGATCCTCCTCGCCGTCACCCTGCACGTGCAGCGCGAGACCCTCCTCAAGGCCGTCACCTCCACCGTCCGCGTGCAGCTGCGCCTCGACCCGCGCGGCGGCGGCGAGAAGCCCGCCCCCGCGGCCCTCGCCCCGTACGCCGTCGACACGCTGCACGCCACCCCGGCCTGGAAGGTCGAGGCCCCCCGGGTCGACCTCGGCGCCGACGACCTCACGAAGGAGCTCACGGCCGGCCGCAACGCCTTCGCCTGGAAGTTCCGCATCCCGTACTGGTACTGCCACT
This portion of the Streptomyces sp. NBC_01244 genome encodes:
- a CDS encoding alpha/beta fold hydrolase — encoded protein: MNGRTEVGVRLRRPAEGAGRPVRVLTLHGLAGTTEVWRRFSELAAPRLEVWEAELPWAASAVGTGWSHRPDPVPWVRQALDGVPGGADAVVAHSFAAGAVLELLAAERPARPAAVVLVSPFHRRDPDDFDFETAQYYLNGFHRILDEGLRVSSADRIPRDLRELMALKMRERVGPYGWMRFFDAYLRSPFLDIGSLTRPVLVVAGEHDFAAPPSDARALAEALPHAEVRVFDDSGHFPMAEQPELFAATVNAFLTGSRPRTAVSEPARTATGAALPAPTASTAPTVLTALAEPLPLPAPELT
- a CDS encoding acyl-CoA thioesterase encodes the protein MTLTVSESVTLDLATPTTFEIRPRYEGSNICTWIGFKHVNYLVEEAVLNHLRRSGLLPGTVYETYGLCTDIVDIDTRILHAFHIDDVAVAEVKPHRKAKDGEILLAVTLHVQRETLLKAVTSTVRVQLRLDPRGGGEKPAPAALAPYAVDTLHATPAWKVEAPRVDLGADDLTKELTAGRNAFAWKFRIPYWYCHFTERIQMSGYLRLMEEAKDQLVASRGVSIKTLLDEQNWIPVVPHSRITILDEARMEEDLYVVITVENVFKGFTYDSRMDTYVVRDGELLHTATGQITHGYAVIENRADWSLVPFDDRMNAALEGKQA
- a CDS encoding beta-ketoacyl synthase N-terminal-like domain-containing protein; amino-acid sequence: MSTARTPARTPAPGTGTGTGRTAEVVVTGLGTALTGVAGPAELGPGARGGHGGAGDPVDRLTGRGLRYKDRATKLGMVAAREALAAAGLTGADGALTVPGASVGCVVSTNFGNVDTVCETVATIARGTYLGTSPMMLPATSSNVVASWIAITHGLRGANLTLCNGPTSGLDAVRWGALLIAAGRVERVLVVGVEPDNPEVRHLLPPDREAFFDGAAALVLESAGSAAARGVRPLAGVGPYARRARHADAVVAVRAGDGRDLGLWCVPEHLEGGRGSASALGDGTAGTPVHDLSELLGPSSGALGVLQAVAATAWLSGGAGAAVLATAGTGDEGGDDAAAALLFLPVAAEPYRNESSRAGSASEPVGATP